ACGCCCAGTCGATCGCGTCGTTCTCGGCCCCCCGCCGCTGTGCGATCCCGTCGCCGCGGTTACGCCGCTCGTTGCGTCCACGGTCGCGGATCGCATCGCCGATATCTTCGACGGCACCGCGCACTACGTCTTCCTTCATTGCCTGCATCTCTGCCTTGGCCGCCTCGGCGTCGAGGAACCAGACGCGGTTCAAGACAAGCGTCTGATCATCTTCGATCTGGTCGATGTTGCCCGAGTGGATGTAGCCGTACTGCCCGACCTCGATCGCGGGGAGGATGGCGACGGCGGCGTGGGCCTCTGCATCGGGCTTGACTAATGTACGGGTGCGGTCGCGGCCGCGCTCGTCGGTGTACTCCTGCTCCCAGGCCGACTGCTCCTGGTAGTCGTCGATGGTCATGCCGGTGCTGCTGGGCAGCCGCCGGTCGTAGCCGGGCACGCAGATGAAGGTGCCGTCGTGCTCGAGGTAATACGGAGCAAACTCGCGCCAGGCGCGGTTCCACAGCCGGTCGATCCGCGCCTCTTCGCGCTGGCGTTCGAGCTCGGCGGAGCGGGTGTCGGCCGCGCCGTCGTCGGGCTGCGCCGCGACCGGGCCGGCGGCGAGCAGGGCCCCGGCGGTGACGGCCCACAAGGTGGTTCGGATTCGCTTCATAGTCTTCCCGTTGAAATCATAGGCGGCGATCGCTACCTCTTAGAATCGGCCGATGAGCCGTGTCAGGCCAACGCGGTCCGCCGGGGCCGGATTGCAACCCCTTCCCCCACTCGATACCGCCCGCCGGGCTGGGGGATGCAGCGCGATCGGCCAGAATCGCGGATTTGGCGACTTGACCGGGGCCGTCGATCTCGTCACAATCTCCCGTCTTGGCCGAGATACCGGCGTACGCGTGTGGGCGCGGCGTCTGGCGTGGGTCGGCCGAGCAGTTTCCCTAGCGAAACCAACCCTACTCTCTCCCCACGAGACACCCAACACCCGCCCCACAGCAACTTGCCCCAGGAGGCAATCGCGATGGCTGACGAAACCGCTACCGAGACCGAAGAACAAGCCGTGTCCTACGATGTCAAAATCGAGGACGCCGGGCCCGCCTGTAAGGCCCTGACGATCACGATCCCCGCCGACCGGATCAAGGACAAGATCGAAGAGAGCTACGGCACGCTTCAGACCGACGCCGTGCTCCCCGGCTTCCGCCGCGGCCGAGCGCCCCGCCGGCTGCTCGAGAAGCGATTCGCCTCGTCGATCGGCGACGATGTCAAGAACCAGCTCCTGAGCGAGTCCTACTCCAAGGCCCTCGAAGACCACGAACTCGACGTCCTGGGCGACCCCGAGATCGAAGGCGTCGAAGACCTCAAGCTGCCCGAGGACGGCGACCTGACCTACACCGTCAAAGTCGAAGTCACCCCCGACGTCGAACTGCCCGCGTTCGATACGCTCAAGCTCAACAAGACCGTGGTGAATGTCACCGACGACGAAGTCAAGGAAGAGCTCCAGCGCGTGCGTGACCAGGCCGGCACCCCGACAACCGTCGAGGACCAGCCGATCGAAGAGGGCGACTACGCGATGGTTGACACGCTGATCCTCGCCGGCGAAGACGCGGGCAAGGACGCCGACACCCTGGCCCACTACCCCGCAGCGCATGTCCTCGTGCACGGCAAAGACAAAGACTTCAAGGGCCACGTCGCCGGCATCCTCATCGAAAATCTCGGCAAGGAGATGATGGGCAAGAAGGTCGGCGACGTCGTCACGATCTCGATGACCGGGCCTTCGAGCCACGAGGACGAGAAGATCAAGGACCAGCCGATCACGGTGAAGATGGACATCACCGCGATCCACCGGATCGAGCCCGCCCCGATCGAAGACCTCCTCGAGCGCATGGGGCTGGGCAGTGAGGAAGAGCTGACCGAGCGCGTGAAGGCCTCGCTCGAGCAGCGGGCCGAGCAGAACCAGAAGGCCGACCTCTACCAGCAGGCGTGCGACCAGCTTGTTGAGAAGGTTGAGCTCGACCTGCCGGCGGGGATCTCCTCGCGCCAGACCGAGCGTGTGCTCCAGCGTCAGCAGATGGACATGATGTACCGCGGGACGCCGGCGACGGAGATCGACGAGAAGATCGCCGAGCTTCGTACCGAATCGGAAGACGCCGCGCAGCGCCAGCTCAAGCAGTTCTTCATCCTCGACAAGGCGAGCAAGGACCTCGACGTCGATGTGGATGAGCAGGAGCTCAA
The sequence above is a segment of the Phycisphaeraceae bacterium D3-23 genome. Coding sequences within it:
- the tig gene encoding trigger factor — its product is MADETATETEEQAVSYDVKIEDAGPACKALTITIPADRIKDKIEESYGTLQTDAVLPGFRRGRAPRRLLEKRFASSIGDDVKNQLLSESYSKALEDHELDVLGDPEIEGVEDLKLPEDGDLTYTVKVEVTPDVELPAFDTLKLNKTVVNVTDDEVKEELQRVRDQAGTPTTVEDQPIEEGDYAMVDTLILAGEDAGKDADTLAHYPAAHVLVHGKDKDFKGHVAGILIENLGKEMMGKKVGDVVTISMTGPSSHEDEKIKDQPITVKMDITAIHRIEPAPIEDLLERMGLGSEEELTERVKASLEQRAEQNQKADLYQQACDQLVEKVELDLPAGISSRQTERVLQRQQMDMMYRGTPATEIDEKIAELRTESEDAAQRQLKQFFILDKASKDLDVDVDEQELNGRIAMMAMQSGRRPEKVRQEMMQQGQIEQLYLQIREQKTLDKIIDQATVTEVEGEGDDKPAAKKKSTKKKTSKKKAAAKKDDDAE